In the genome of Juglans microcarpa x Juglans regia isolate MS1-56 chromosome 6S, Jm3101_v1.0, whole genome shotgun sequence, the window ATTTCCTTCCACcacaaaagataaaatcaaCAGGCCTACAACTGCAGTGAAAGACCATTTTCTTCCAATGAATGCCCTCCTATTCGAAGCCAACATTTGGAAATAACTTTGAGTACATCATTGTGTTCCCATGCCAGAAATCCTGTCGGTAATAGATTTCTACACTGGTGGTCGAAACATTAGTTCTTCATTTTCAATGAATGTGTAGTGACCTACAGCATGGTAGGTCTCAATTGATGGATTGGAATCCAAGCATTGGCGCCATTATATCAACTTACAATCGCCATTGCAGGGAAACTGTGAAATACAATGTCATCTGCTTTCCTGGTGCACCAAAAGCAAAAGGTAAATATATGCATCACGTAGCAAATGGAACAGATTGCCagatttgaaagaaaagaaaggagactTGCAAAAGTGTAACAATACCAGAATAGACACAAGTCATGGAAAATACAACAGTGATCCATATGTGCTTTAACCAGAACTTCATACAAAGGATCAACTCCATCAATTCCAACATCAAAATACATCCAAAATAAGTAACAACAACACTGTGCATCATTTACCAATAATGTTATATAAAAGTGGGTATGCAATGATTATGCCTAAGGTGTATTAAGTACCATAGATACAATACGGAAAAAACAGGATTTTGGAAAGACAGTATCAGCAACAGGCAAGACACTGCATGCAAATAGAATGTGACATACTATTTCATTCTGCTGACACAAACAGGCAAGACACTGCATGCAAATATACTGTAGCAGCAACATATAAAATTCAAAGACAACTTTTTTAACACCATATGTCTCAGATAAATACTGTCAACCAATTCTTGAAGTTAACACTCAACagcctttttctttcaaatcttgatttgaccaagaaaaaaaaaaacaaaataggccAAAGTGCTCAAGTTAAGAGTCTCTGTTTAGGTGCCTCTCAGTTTTTTGTTGCAAAATGGGCAGCCAGAGTATGGTGAGGAATGTCTAAAACAAAAAGGACTGGAAATAATACGAGCATTAATGTAGGTAGGTTCCTGCTATGTTGAAGGAAGGCATGCTCATTATTATGCTCTATAAAGGTTGGAGAATCCTCATTCACTGACAAAGCAGAATATAAAGGAACTAGCAATAAACAAAAACTCGTGCTGGTTGCCTGGACTTCTAATTGGCTTAAGAGCAGCTGCTTAAAGAGATTGAGAGCAGACAAAATACAGAAACATGAAGGGCTGGCTTATCTCTCATATTTAAGAGTTATCCATACAAAGATTTTCAGCTCTTGAGACCATTCCATTTCTGAAGGAATCTAAAagcaaataataattataaaatgtaattgttttttatCTGGTAACCATAAAGtgaaatggttaaaaaaaaaaactgtcaaacACTAGAAGTTGAGCCAATGTGATGAAATCTTCtcatttataaactaataacaGATTTGAAATTATACAATCTTCTCTGTACTTCCTCATTCCTAAGGTTGTTCACTAGCAAATTGCTGTCACAAGCTTTGCCTTGCTTCTTTTAAGCAcaaaaaatttttacacaagaatttctcttttcaagCACAAAGCAGAAACACAACTTACATATCTGCGACTTGAAATTAACAATTGTGTTCTTTCACTCTGTCGCTTTCCAAATCAGCTTTTGCTTTATCTAACCAGCACACCGAGCAGTTATTGATGGATTGCACTTTCTAAGCACATAATATAAGACATAGCCTTACATTTGTGCCGCATGGATtccttcatcattttcttccatttctttggTTACATGATCATGGTCCTCATGGTTTGAACCCAACAATAACTGTTGATCTTTTCCTGAACTGATGCCGTTGCTATTTACTAGGGAAAGCCTATCCAACACAATTGCATTTCTTTTATAGTTCCAAACAAGCATTGAAATGTAATCCTGGGGTGAAACAAGACCTTGCTCCCTAATGCAACTCCGTTGCTCCTCCAAAGTTTTTGGATCTTCAAGCCGTATATATTCAAGCAATGCCTTCTCATGATCAGGTCTCCAATTACTTGGGAAAGGGGTATAATCAGTCTCGGGTACAAGAGACATCCTGGTATATTGAAGCCCATCAATTGACTCAGCAAGACCCATCCTCAGCAAATTATGGTACTCAGGTGACTGACCTTTCTTCTCCTTCAAAGGACGGCTAAGATTCCGAGCACCGATCTTGTATACCTTTGCTCGTGAACGGAGCTTGTACTTTGCAGCGTAGAGCTTAGCTAGTGAACCCCTCAAAATGTAAGAGCAGAAGTTAACGATTTTCTTCCGGTTGTCGGCATACCTGTACCACTCAACCATTGTTGACAAAAACTTATTCATTTGTGCATTTGTGTGTGCTTGGGTGGCATGAAACATTCTGAAACAAGGTTGTGGGTCTGGATCCCTATCCCCCTTCAGAAAGTTCAACTTCCTAAATTGCTTAATGCATTGTTTCAAGCTTGCCGTGACAGACAAAAGGGTCCCCACACCCTTCTCACTAATGATCTTCCCACCCGTAGCAGTGTAACGTAGAGTAGGATACACTACTCTCCGACACAAGACATGGTCAAGAAACATTATACCCTTAGTTATGTGTTCAATAGGAAGGCTTTCATTGTCAATCTTGAGCATATACTTCTGATCAACAAACTCAATTAACTGCTTTCTCAATGTCGCCACATCCGCTCTAGGTCCCCGAACACCAATCAAAATGTGACCCCCATATCGTACATAATCCACCTTACGTGTCTTATCTGGCCCACTTGTTGGCACAAATTCTGGCCAAGACGTGTTCCCTTGTTCTGCTTCCCCTCTGGCTTATTCCATATGACATCGCTCTTTGACGGGCGATAAAACTCCTTAATCTTACTTTCCATCCAGCGGTCCAGTTCATCCAGACAAATGTTAGCCAAGAGTGGACTAAGAATACCACAATGCCCCCAAGAAGGAAGCTTCTCTGCCTCCTCTGGGGCAAACCCAAAAAACGTCTCCAACCAATACGGGTCAGGCTTAGGCTCGTCCTCAGCTAATACCCTCTTCTTCTGatactttctcttcttcttcttcatcttctccccATCATCAACCTTGGTAGTGATCACCGGCGTAACCAATGCTGATTTCACCAAATCGACAACCTTCTTATCCCTAACATCCCTCATCAAAGCATTTACCACCAACCCAACCTTCATCCCATCTAGAATGGTACTAAAATCACCCTTTATATACCACAGATATCCTGCAAAACTCCTCCTGATCACTCTTAACACTGTATGCGCATTCCTTCCTGGCCTAAACGCAAACGACTTTGGTGAGAACCGAGCCTCATACACCGGCTCCAAAACCATAAACAACACCTCCTGGACGATCCTATCCTGAAATGGGGCAGGTTGGGAGGTTGTCAATATCGCCTTAATTTTTCTCTTCGACAATGACCTGTAATCCGTCTTGTCCTTGGGcgattttaaaaagaaatccaACCGAGCCCCCCACCTAAACCTATCATCAAGCACTGCATTTCGCAGTGTCAAAAGGTCCTCGAGGGCTGACCTTTCAATCGAGCCCCGGGTCATATACGCCCCAGTCTCGTCGGCGCAAACCTTCTGGTAAGCCAAAACCCACAACTCGAACCGGCGTAAATACGAACTCAAATTGGTCACTAACCTGTCGGGTTCACGGAAATTCTCCAACCACATTTGAGAACAAACCGCGACACTGTCTTCCTTCATGAGTGTGGATGGGTCATTTGGGTCCGATGCCGGTGCGCGCCGAGTGAATGAAAACTGGCGAAAGAAGGCGAACCACCCATTGGGTCTAGGGTTTTGGGGATTGGAGTAAGGGAAATTGGAGGTGGTGCGAATACAGTTGGAATTTGTGAGCATCCGACGGGTGAAGATGGAAAAACGGGTCCGATGCATTGAGGGCTCCTTCGGTTGGGTTATGCCAGTGAAGTGATAACCGAAATTTATCAGTGGAGGGTAATGGATTCGAGTATTTCAATCTTGGGTAGTTGAGTCGATAATCATTTCACATCAGAGGAGGATGATAAAGTTGAGGCGGAGGAGTTCAGCATTCAGCAAAACCCTTTTGTTGTGCTAAAACCCTTAACGGCTGTGAAATTAGTGAACTTGAGGCTAGGGCGTGTTTGTTTCCCTCTTTCATGCAGTTGTCAGATCCTCCACCTTTTCATTCCATTTTGCGCGTCCATTCCGCCCCGTCGTACTATAACCTTTTCATTCCATATCGtctcatattatttaattattataatttttaaaattttttatataaaatataataaataatttaatattttcaaattttaaaatataaaa includes:
- the LOC121237044 gene encoding LOW QUALITY PROTEIN: nuclear intron maturase 2, mitochondrial (The sequence of the model RefSeq protein was modified relative to this genomic sequence to represent the inferred CDS: inserted 1 base in 1 codon); this translates as MHRTRFSIFTRRMLTNSNCIRTTSNFPYSNPQNPRPNGWFAFFRQFSFTRRAPASDPNDPSTLMKEDSVAVCSQMWLENFREPDRLVTNLSSYLRRFELWVLAYQKVCADETGAYMTRGSIERSALEDLLTLRNAVLDDRFRWGARLDFFLKSPKDKTDYRSLSKRKIKAILTTSQPAPFQDRIVQEVLFMVLEPVYEARFSPKSFAFRPGRNAHTVLRVIRRSFAGYLWYIKGDFSTILDGMKVGLVVNALMRDVRDKKVVDLVKSALVTPVITTKVDDGEKMKKKKRKYQKKRVLAEDEPKPDPYWLETFFGFAPEEAEKLPSWGHCGILSPLLANICLDELDRWMESKIKEFYRPSKSDVIWNKPXGEAEQGNTSWPEFVPTSGPDKTRKVDYVRYGGHILIGVRGPRADVATLRKQLIEFVDQKYMLKIDNESLPIEHITKGIMFLDHVLCRRVVYPTLRYTATGGKIISEKGVGTLLSVTASLKQCIKQFRKLNFLKGDRDPDPQPCFRMFHATQAHTNAQMNKFLSTMVEWYRYADNRKKIVNFCSYILRGSLAKLYAAKYKLRSRAKVYKIGARNLSRPLKEKKGQSPEYHNLLRMGLAESIDGLQYTRMSLVPETDYTPFPSNWRPDHEKALLEYIRLEDPKTLEEQRSCIREQGLVSPQDYISMLVWNYKRNAIVLDRLSLVNSNGISSGKDQQLLLGSNHEDHDHVTKEMEENDEGIHAAQM